In Leptotrichia buccalis C-1013-b, the genomic window ATCTCTGAAAAATACAATAAAAAGAGAAAAAAGTATTGTGAGAATTAAAAAACTACTTTTGGACAATGAATTTCTCATAAAGGAAACATTAAAGCCAAAAGATGTAAAAATTTCCAGTATTGCAAGCGATAAAATTATATAAAATACAATTAATAGAAATTTTCCAAGTTGAAAAAGCCATTCGTTTTGATTTGGTGAAGAATGTTTTTTTATAAATAATATTTTTTTTAAAAGTGGATAAATTCGTTCGTTGTCTTTTGAAATAATCTTTACTTGAACGTTTTTGTTTAATGCCTTAAAAATTTCTTCACCTATCATTCTTCCGCTTAAAAAAGGAGCAATTATTGTAATTGATTTTTTTGCATTTTTCATTGTAGCTCTTACGGCAATTCCTGCTTTTTTCCCAGCGTAAATATCACAGGAAATATCTTTTAAAAATGTATTTTCCATATTTTTCATATCTTAAATATTTTTACTCCCTTTTTTCACTAAAATTTTCTATTTTTTTCTCTTCTGCTTTATTTTCTTGAATTGTAGTATTTTTCAAAAAGTTAGAAATTTCCTTCATCGTACGCGTATCTTTTAAAATACTTGTATGAGTGGTATTATCAATAATCTTGAAATTTTCAGATTTCATTTTTGCAGAGTCCACAGGTACCATTCCATCATCTTTTCCTGGAATTAGCATTGAATAAAAAGGATTATTTGTTTTATTCCCGATTAAAATAAGATAATTATAATCAGGTTCGCCAAGTTGATTTACAAAACTATCTTTTTTTGTGCTAAATTGCGGAACAACTTTTCCGAGAATAAATGGAAGTTTGTCTACAAATGGAATATCTGCCAGGTGGCTTCCATGCGATGGTGGAGAAATAAACACTACTTTTCCAAGATTTTTAAGTGGATTTTCTTTTAAATAGTACCTTAAAATTCCCGTTCCCATCGAATGTGTCACAAAATTAATTTTTATATTTTGATTTAAATTTTTATCAGCTGCTTGTCTATTTTTTCGATTTCCATTTTCATCAATTTCAAAATACTGATTTTCTATTTTATTGTAAAAATTTTGTGCATAAATTTCTCCAATAATATTTTCAATACTTGGTTTTATATAAAGCTCTGTAATTTCTTGTGCAGTTTCCTTAGTTGTAGGATACTGGATATTTACAATTCTATAGTCATTTTTAAAATACTGGGCAATATTTTCCATATCTGAACTTTTTCCGTAAATTCCGTGAAAAAGCACTAAAAAATCCTGATTTTCACGTTTTTTATCATTTTTTTCATAATAAGTTTTTATTTTATAGTCGTGGTAAAGCAGTCCAGCCCAACTGTTTTTAGTTGTAGTAATTCCAACGGCAGTAATTGAGGTTCCAATTAATATATTTTTTATTATTTTTTTCATATTTTTCCTTTTTTAATTATTAATTGTCAATTTATAAAATTCAAAAATACCAGTTTCCCCAAGTTTTGCCACATATTCATCAATTTCTTCAATATATTCGGAAATTTTTCTTCCTTGTCCTCCAGTTGCAATAACATAAGCATTTGGAAAAAATTTTTTATATTGTAAAATTAATTCCTTAACTGCTCCGACATTTCCGTAAAAAATACCTGTATTAATCTGAGAAACCGTATTTATTCCCAAAACTGTTTCAGGTTCTGTAAATTCAATTTTGGGTAAAGCGGCAGTATTGTTGAATAAGGCATTTATTGAAAGTGTAATTCCAGGGAGAATGCTTCCGCCCATATAAGTGGAATCTTTTATCATATCAAAAGTTGTAGCTGTTCCAAAGTCGATAATTAGAAGCTCCTTTTCTGGATGTAAATTTTTTGCCGCCAAAATATCGACAATTCTATCTGCTCCAAGTCCACGTTCCATATTTGGTAAAATTTTTATTTTATTTTCAACGTTGTCAAGATTTACAAAAACTGGATTAATGTCAAAATATTTTTTTCCAAGTCTTGAAAAATTTTCGTTAATATTCGGAACAACAGATGATACAATGATGTTTTCAACGTTTAAAATTTCCAAATTACTGTTTTTAGCAAATTCCTTTAACATTATAAAAAGGGTATCTTCAGTAAATTCAAGATGTGTAGGTATCCTAAATGTTGCCAGTATATTTCCTTTCATATCATAAAAAATTGGCACAATATGTGTATTTCCAATATCAAATCCTAAAATCATTGTTTTCTCCTTTCTTTTTTATTTCATAAATAATCCAATATAAGCTGCAACCGATAAAATAACACCGACAATTGCTTCTCCGCTCATTAATCCGTTTGAGAGTAAAAGTAGATTAGAATGAAGTTTTTTTGAATGTCTGTTTGCAAAATAACTTATAAGGCCACCTAAAAATACAGTTGAAGTCAAATAAAATGGAACATAGATTCCAATTCCAAAAGTTAGTACTGGAAGATTTAACAGACTTAAAACCATACCGAAAATAAGTCCGGCAAAGAAAATTCCTAGAAATGGAATTCCATTTATTACTGTTGCGACAATGGAAGCCTGTAATGCAATTAAATCAGTATTTTCCACAGGGCCTATATTTTTGTAAATTCTAAAAAATACAAAAAATAAAAATGTTATTACAAATGAACTTACAATTGACCCGATTAATTCTCCAACAAGCTGATCTTTTGGATTTACATTCATTCTATATCCTGATTTAAAGTCATTCAGAATATCTCCAGAAAGTCCGCAAGCTACTGCAATAATACAGGCTAAAAGGAATAATGTCAAAGTTGTTAAGTCTGCAGAAAATTTTATTCCAAAAATATTTAAGCCATTTAATATTTTGTTTAAAAATGAAATTAACAAAATTGTGATTATTGCATAAATTTCCATTGGATTGACTCCAGTTTTTCCAGTTGAATATCCTGCAATTATTGTACAAAGGATGGAAATTAGAATAAGAACTAATGCCAGAAATATTGGCAATTTGTATATTAAAATTATAATAATAATTGAAAAAATTGATAAAAATGATAACTTTTTAAAAATATTCTGATTATTTTTTTCATTTTTTGATTTATTTGAAAAAATAATTTTTAAAATCACAGCAATCCCAATTCCAATCATAAATCCCATTCCAAAGCTATTTTTCATAATAGCAAAGTCATTTAATTTAAAAATTTTAGCAAGTGGCTCTCCAATAAAAACAATAACTGCACCGCCTAAAAACCATACAAATGTATTTACAAATCCTAAAACATATCCAATCCCAACTAAAAGGGGTGATACATAAAGGCTAAGAAGGCCATTTTTTAGTGAAAGCAAAGCAGGAATAAATGGCGGTTTCCCTTTTGAAAAGCTGAAATCACGAAAAAGCGCGATAATTGAGCTAAATAATGTCCCAAAAGCCACATAACGAATATTTTCCATATTTTCCCCTGATTTAACAAGATTATATGCCGCTTCTCCAATTGGGAATTCCAGTTTTTCCTCTTCAATTAATTTTGAACGAAAAATATAGGATAAAAATGAACCAGCGATACTTCCAACCAAAATAGTTATGCAAAGTAAATATTGATTAATATCCGAAAGTTTTCCACCTAAAATAATATAAGCCGGCACTGTAAAGGCAACTCCCCCTGCCACCATTGACCCAGCACTCATTATTGTATGTGTAATCGTAATTTCCTTATTGTCTGTTCTTTTAAAAAATTTTAACGTTATCATCGACAAAAGCGTAACCATTATCGTTGGCCAAGGTAACGCTCCAAATTTTAATACAATGTAAAAAGAGCTTGCGGATACTAAAATTGCACCTACAATTCCGATAAAAACAGCTGGAAATGTTATGTTTAATTTTTTTTCTTCTGTCATTAAGTTTCCTCCTAAATGTTTGAATGTTGTTTCTTAAAATTTTACTTCATTTTCATAGTATTTGTCAATGAATTTTTTATAAACTTCTTATTTAATTATAGAATTTATATTGAATATCAAATAAAATAATATTATTATCATAAATTTATTTGACAAAAGAAATATTTTGATATATAATAAATCATATTTGCAAATCATTTGCAAAAGTGAAAACATTTTTTAGGAGATGTTATTATGAAATTAACTAAGAAAAGGCAGCAAATACTTAATCTTATACAGTCTTCAGACACTCCAATAAATGCCAAGTTTTTAAAATCAAAAGTAGATTTTGACTTATCGACAGTTTATCGAGCTTTGGAATTTTTAGAGAAAAATAATTATATTTTTTCGTTTGACTTTGAAAATGAAAAATATTACTTTAAGGAAGAAAATGCCAATTTTTTTATTTGTGATTCTTGCAAGCATATTGAAACTATGCCTGAATTTTCAAATGAAGAAACAGAAAAAGAAAAAAGCGAATTAAAAAAACGAGGCTTTTCACTATTGTCACATCTTTCGATTTTTAAAGGAAAATGCAACGATTGTGATTAAATCTATGATTTATACTAGACTCTGTTTGAGAAATGAAATTATATTTTAATTATTTAAAAATATTAAGTTTTTATCTTTTTCTAGAAAAGTTTTTAATAAATTCATTATTTTATTACAAAAAATACATATAGGAGGAACTAAAATGAAAAAATTATTATCATTACTTTTATTATCAGCTCTGTTTATTTTTTCTTGCGGAAATAAATCAGAAACTAAAAAAGAGCAAGGAACTACTACAGGATCAAAGGAAAAAATTGTAACAAGCGTGCCGCCTTTAAGATGGCTTGCTCAAAAAATTGCAGGAGATGATTTTGAAGTTATTTCAATTGTGCAGCCAAATATGAATCACGAACTATTTGAGCCGAAACCTTCAGATTTGAAAATTTTGGAAAATTCAAAGGTATTTTTCACTTACAATATGCTAGGATTTGAAGAAACAATTTCTAACAGCTTAAGTGATAAAAATAAAATTGTTAATGTTTTAGATGGTGTTGATAAAAATTTATTTATCAAAGGAGATCATGATCATGACCACGAACATGAGCATGGACATGAACACGGTAAAAAGGAAGAACACGAACATCATCACGAGCATGAAGGACACGATGGGATTGATCCGCATGTTTGGTTCTCGCTTGACATGATGCCTAAAGTTGCTGAAAATATAAAAAATGAATTGTCAAAACTTTACCCAGACAAAAAAGAAACTTTTGAAAAAAATTACAATGCTTTCATTACAGAACTTAATCAGGTAAAAGCAGAACTTTCACAAAAAATGGCTTCAAAAACTAAAAAATCATTTATGATTTATCACCCTGCATTAAACTATTTCCTAAAAAACTATGCCATTGAAGAAATTTCAATCGAGCAGGAAGGAAAAGAGCCGTCAGCACAGCAAATAAAAGAAATTATTGATGAAGCAAAAGAACATAACATAACTACAATCCTAGTTCAGCCTCAATTTCCAAAACAAAGTGCTGAAGCCATTTCAAAAGAAATTCCTAACTCAAAAGTCGCTGAATTTAATGTTGACAAGGAAAATGTCTTTGAAAATCTAAAACAGTTTGTAGATTATTTAAATTAAAAATTTTTATTCAATAAAAAAGAACGAGAAGAAAAACGAAAGGATAAAAATTTGATGGCTAACGGACAGAATAAAAAACTTGTGAGTGTACGAAATCTTAACTTTAAATACAACAATGACTATATTTTGAATGATATAAACTTAGATATTTTTAAAGGAAAAAATGTTGCAATTCTGGGAAGAAATGGTGGCGGAAAATCGACTTTGGTAAAAGTTATGCTTGGATTTTTAAGAAAAAATTCTGGCAGTATTGAGTTTTTTACAAGTGAAAACAAAATTGGGTATTTACCACAAATA contains:
- a CDS encoding phospholipase D-like domain-containing protein, with the protein product MENTFLKDISCDIYAGKKAGIAVRATMKNAKKSITIIAPFLSGRMIGEEIFKALNKNVQVKIISKDNERIYPLLKKILFIKKHSSPNQNEWLFQLGKFLLIVFYIILSLAILEIFTSFGFNVSFMRNSLSKSSFLILTILFSLFIVFFRDFILNNKKSSKFTYSKRENLKLHILDKDYHLHSKIYIIDNKTAFLGSLNCTDTGFLLNHETCIKTADKSVIKHLNNVYKDLVKTSNPIPLRELKKRINKK
- a CDS encoding esterase/lipase family protein, giving the protein MKKIIKNILIGTSITAVGITTTKNSWAGLLYHDYKIKTYYEKNDKKRENQDFLVLFHGIYGKSSDMENIAQYFKNDYRIVNIQYPTTKETAQEITELYIKPSIENIIGEIYAQNFYNKIENQYFEIDENGNRKNRQAADKNLNQNIKINFVTHSMGTGILRYYLKENPLKNLGKVVFISPPSHGSHLADIPFVDKLPFILGKVVPQFSTKKDSFVNQLGEPDYNYLILIGNKTNNPFYSMLIPGKDDGMVPVDSAKMKSENFKIIDNTTHTSILKDTRTMKEISNFLKNTTIQENKAEEKKIENFSEKRE
- a CDS encoding type III pantothenate kinase encodes the protein MILGFDIGNTHIVPIFYDMKGNILATFRIPTHLEFTEDTLFIMLKEFAKNSNLEILNVENIIVSSVVPNINENFSRLGKKYFDINPVFVNLDNVENKIKILPNMERGLGADRIVDILAAKNLHPEKELLIIDFGTATTFDMIKDSTYMGGSILPGITLSINALFNNTAALPKIEFTEPETVLGINTVSQINTGIFYGNVGAVKELILQYKKFFPNAYVIATGGQGRKISEYIEEIDEYVAKLGETGIFEFYKLTINN
- a CDS encoding OPT/YSL family transporter, with the translated sequence MTEEKKLNITFPAVFIGIVGAILVSASSFYIVLKFGALPWPTIMVTLLSMITLKFFKRTDNKEITITHTIMSAGSMVAGGVAFTVPAYIILGGKLSDINQYLLCITILVGSIAGSFLSYIFRSKLIEEEKLEFPIGEAAYNLVKSGENMENIRYVAFGTLFSSIIALFRDFSFSKGKPPFIPALLSLKNGLLSLYVSPLLVGIGYVLGFVNTFVWFLGGAVIVFIGEPLAKIFKLNDFAIMKNSFGMGFMIGIGIAVILKIIFSNKSKNEKNNQNIFKKLSFLSIFSIIIIILIYKLPIFLALVLILISILCTIIAGYSTGKTGVNPMEIYAIITILLISFLNKILNGLNIFGIKFSADLTTLTLFLLACIIAVACGLSGDILNDFKSGYRMNVNPKDQLVGELIGSIVSSFVITFLFFVFFRIYKNIGPVENTDLIALQASIVATVINGIPFLGIFFAGLIFGMVLSLLNLPVLTFGIGIYVPFYLTSTVFLGGLISYFANRHSKKLHSNLLLLSNGLMSGEAIVGVILSVAAYIGLFMK
- a CDS encoding Fur family transcriptional regulator; amino-acid sequence: MKLTKKRQQILNLIQSSDTPINAKFLKSKVDFDLSTVYRALEFLEKNNYIFSFDFENEKYYFKEENANFFICDSCKHIETMPEFSNEETEKEKSELKKRGFSLLSHLSIFKGKCNDCD
- a CDS encoding metal ABC transporter substrate-binding protein, which translates into the protein MKKLLSLLLLSALFIFSCGNKSETKKEQGTTTGSKEKIVTSVPPLRWLAQKIAGDDFEVISIVQPNMNHELFEPKPSDLKILENSKVFFTYNMLGFEETISNSLSDKNKIVNVLDGVDKNLFIKGDHDHDHEHEHGHEHGKKEEHEHHHEHEGHDGIDPHVWFSLDMMPKVAENIKNELSKLYPDKKETFEKNYNAFITELNQVKAELSQKMASKTKKSFMIYHPALNYFLKNYAIEEISIEQEGKEPSAQQIKEIIDEAKEHNITTILVQPQFPKQSAEAISKEIPNSKVAEFNVDKENVFENLKQFVDYLN